The Desulfobulbaceae bacterium genome contains a region encoding:
- a CDS encoding cytochrome C biosynthesis protein — protein MIDSILLTITDWLRAGPAVALPGSFLWGMVSVLLSPCHMASIPLFIAYVAGQKKIPSPRQAARFALIFAAGLFLTIMAVGFICAAAGRMLGDVGFWWQAAVGVFLLWVAWTLFKPPKCSSTGNVMARFKMQGAIGAFVLGLAYGILSGVCTFGFLAPMLGMISMQSERLVGIAMLVLFGLGHCLPLVLCGIFSARTMALLHSHAGQKLVSIMRKLAAVVIAGLGVYFTLIPFID, from the coding sequence GGCCGGACCTGCCGTGGCCTTGCCGGGTTCCTTCCTTTGGGGCATGGTCAGCGTCTTGCTGTCACCCTGTCACATGGCTTCCATTCCACTGTTCATAGCCTATGTGGCGGGCCAGAAAAAAATACCTTCCCCCCGCCAGGCAGCCCGCTTCGCTTTGATTTTTGCAGCCGGTCTCTTTTTGACCATTATGGCGGTCGGATTCATCTGCGCCGCGGCTGGTCGAATGCTGGGAGACGTCGGTTTCTGGTGGCAGGCCGCAGTAGGTGTGTTTCTGCTCTGGGTGGCCTGGACCCTCTTTAAGCCTCCGAAATGCTCATCCACCGGCAATGTCATGGCCCGATTCAAAATGCAGGGGGCGATTGGTGCTTTTGTTCTGGGGCTTGCCTATGGAATTCTTTCCGGGGTCTGTACCTTTGGTTTTCTCGCCCCGATGCTGGGGATGATCTCCATGCAAAGTGAGCGGCTTGTTGGAATTGCCATGCTGGTTCTCTTCGGTCTCGGCCACTGTCTGCCCCTGGTGTTGTGCGGCATCTTTTCCGCCCGCACCATGGCACTGCTGCACAGCCATGCCGGTCAAAAACTGGTTTCGATTATGCGCAAATTGGCGGCGGTGGTGATTGCCGGGCTGGGTGTCTATTTTACCCTTATCCCATTCATTGATTAA
- a CDS encoding type II toxin-antitoxin system RelE/ParE family toxin, translating into MAYRLTRKAIEDIRAIFTEGAHQFGLDQAEKYHDGLERVFMLLSDNPELARSRLELYPPVCVYPYGSHLIIYLVEENRDVLIVRVRHGHEYWMDQDLS; encoded by the coding sequence ATGGCCTATCGACTGACTCGCAAGGCCATTGAGGATATCAGGGCCATTTTTACTGAAGGTGCCCACCAGTTCGGCCTTGATCAAGCAGAGAAGTATCATGACGGATTGGAGCGGGTTTTCATGCTCCTTTCCGACAACCCCGAACTTGCCAGAAGTCGTTTGGAACTTTACCCTCCTGTCTGTGTTTATCCCTATGGCTCTCATCTGATTATCTATCTGGTCGAAGAAAATCGGGACGTCCTGATCGTTCGTGTCAGACACGGACACGAATATTGGATGGATCAAGACCTGTCATGA
- a CDS encoding winged helix-turn-helix transcriptional regulator, whose protein sequence is MNTIAQLFKALAEPIRLRILALLIDEERCVCDLMAVLELPQSTISRHLAYLKNAGWVEGERRGVWMYYALTDNLDGFREELQQILAVHLPLTEQGTVDQKRLRIYLAQGERDACCR, encoded by the coding sequence ATGAATACCATTGCTCAACTCTTCAAGGCCCTGGCCGAACCGATTCGGCTTCGCATCCTGGCGTTGCTTATTGACGAAGAACGCTGCGTCTGCGACCTGATGGCGGTGCTGGAACTTCCGCAATCGACTATCTCCCGCCATCTTGCCTATCTGAAAAACGCCGGCTGGGTGGAAGGCGAGCGACGCGGCGTGTGGATGTATTACGCTTTGACCGACAACCTGGATGGATTCCGGGAAGAGTTGCAGCAAATTCTGGCCGTTCACCTGCCTTTGACCGAGCAGGGCACCGTCGATCAGAAAAGGCTGCGTATTTACCT